The Pseudomonas eucalypticola genome has a window encoding:
- a CDS encoding AraC family transcriptional regulator — MSERTTSASWAMGIVKALELEGLDCPALFRQLGLDFSALDDPDARFTQDSMTRLWTLAVEISGNPAIGLNMARVVRPASFHVVGYALMSSRTLAEGFARLVRYQRIIAESADVSFKMLPEGYGLILTVHGDHLVPTRQSAEASLACALSLCSWLTGRSLQPRKVLFQAPEPVDLEPYRRAFHAPMAFSAAHDALIFEPADMEVPLPTANEAMAALHDRFAGEYLARFAEGRVTHQARQVLCRLLPQGEPKREAVAQVLHLSQRTLQRRLREEGTSFQALLDDTRRELAEQYMAQPQMTLLEAAYLLGFADPSNFFRAFRRWFDTTPGEYRTRMLGVEAAVSDARTPACTAPAP; from the coding sequence ATGAGTGAAAGGACCACATCGGCCAGTTGGGCCATGGGTATCGTCAAGGCGCTGGAGCTTGAAGGGCTGGATTGCCCGGCGCTGTTCCGCCAGTTGGGGCTGGATTTCTCCGCCTTGGACGACCCTGACGCACGCTTCACCCAGGACTCCATGACCCGGTTATGGACCCTGGCGGTAGAGATCTCCGGCAACCCTGCCATTGGCCTGAACATGGCGCGGGTCGTGCGGCCCGCCTCGTTCCATGTCGTCGGCTACGCGCTGATGTCCAGCCGCACCCTGGCCGAAGGGTTCGCCCGCCTGGTGCGCTACCAGCGCATCATCGCTGAGAGCGCCGATGTCTCCTTCAAAATGCTGCCAGAAGGCTATGGGCTGATTCTCACTGTCCACGGTGACCACCTGGTGCCGACGCGCCAGAGTGCCGAGGCATCGCTGGCCTGTGCGCTATCGTTATGCAGTTGGTTGACGGGGCGCAGCCTGCAGCCGCGCAAGGTCTTGTTCCAGGCCCCTGAACCCGTGGACCTGGAGCCCTATCGGCGAGCCTTTCACGCCCCCATGGCGTTCAGTGCCGCCCATGATGCGTTGATTTTCGAACCGGCCGACATGGAAGTGCCGTTGCCGACCGCCAACGAAGCCATGGCGGCGCTGCATGACCGCTTTGCCGGGGAATACCTGGCGCGGTTCGCCGAGGGGAGGGTGACCCACCAGGCGCGCCAGGTGCTGTGCCGGCTGTTGCCCCAGGGCGAGCCCAAGCGTGAAGCCGTGGCCCAGGTGCTGCACCTGTCCCAGCGCACCCTGCAGCGGCGGTTGCGTGAAGAGGGCACCAGTTTCCAAGCCTTGCTCGACGACACCCGCCGCGAATTGGCCGAGCAGTACATGGCCCAGCCGCAGATGACCCTGCTGGAAGCGGCCTATCTGCTCGGCTTCGCCGACCCCAGCAACTTTTTCCGTGCGTTCCGCCGCTGGTTCGATACCACCCCCGGCGAATACCGTACTCGTATGCTCGGCGTGGAAGCGGCGGTCAGTGACGCCAGAACGCCGGCATGCACAGCACCAGCACCGTGA
- a CDS encoding TrkH family potassium uptake protein → MALPTLRIIGFIIGIFLITLAISMAVPMATLLIFQHTGDLPAFLWSSLITFVAGLALIVPGRPEHVHLRPRDMYLLTVSSWLVVCVFAALPFVLTEHISYTDAFFESMSGITATGSTVLSGLDTMSPGILMWRSLLHWLGGIGFIGMAVAILPLLRVGGMRLFQTESSDRSEKVMPRSHMVAKSIVLVYIGITALGSLAFWAAGMSLFDAINHAMSAISTGGFSTSDQSLAKWSQPAVHWVAVVVMILGSLPFTLYVATLRGNRRALLKDEQVQGFLGLLLVTWLVMTTWYWWTTQLPWWEALRHVALNVTSVVTTTGFALGDYSLWGNFALMLFFYLGFIGGCSGSTAGGVKIFRFQVAYILLKANLNQLIHPRAVIRQKYNGHRLDEDIVRSILTFSFFFAITISGIALALSLLGLDWMTALTGAASTVSGVGPGLGETIGPSGNFASLPSAAKWILSGGMLLGRLEIITVLVLCMPAFWRH, encoded by the coding sequence ATGGCGTTGCCGACCCTGCGTATCATTGGTTTCATCATCGGCATCTTCCTGATCACGCTGGCCATCAGCATGGCCGTGCCCATGGCGACGCTGTTGATCTTCCAGCACACCGGCGACCTGCCAGCGTTCCTGTGGTCCAGCCTGATCACCTTTGTCGCCGGCCTGGCGCTGATTGTTCCCGGCCGCCCCGAGCATGTACACCTGCGGCCGCGGGACATGTACCTGCTGACCGTCAGCAGCTGGTTGGTGGTGTGCGTGTTCGCCGCCCTGCCCTTCGTGCTCACCGAGCACATCAGCTACACCGATGCCTTCTTCGAAAGCATGTCCGGCATCACCGCCACAGGTTCCACGGTGCTCAGCGGCCTGGACACCATGAGCCCCGGCATCCTGATGTGGCGCTCGCTGCTGCACTGGCTGGGCGGCATCGGCTTCATCGGCATGGCGGTGGCCATCCTGCCGCTGTTGCGCGTGGGCGGCATGCGCCTGTTCCAGACCGAGTCTTCCGACCGCTCGGAAAAGGTCATGCCGCGCTCGCACATGGTGGCCAAGTCCATCGTGCTGGTGTACATCGGCATCACCGCCCTGGGTAGCCTGGCCTTCTGGGCCGCGGGCATGAGCCTGTTCGACGCCATCAACCACGCCATGTCGGCGATTTCCACGGGGGGTTTCTCGACCTCGGACCAGTCCCTGGCCAAGTGGTCGCAACCCGCGGTGCACTGGGTGGCGGTGGTGGTGATGATCCTGGGCAGCCTGCCGTTCACCCTGTACGTCGCCACCCTGCGCGGCAACCGCCGGGCGTTGCTCAAGGACGAACAGGTGCAGGGTTTTCTCGGTCTGTTGCTGGTGACCTGGCTGGTGATGACCACCTGGTACTGGTGGACGACCCAATTGCCCTGGTGGGAAGCCCTGCGCCACGTGGCCCTGAACGTGACCTCGGTGGTCACTACCACCGGCTTTGCCCTGGGCGACTACAGCCTGTGGGGCAATTTCGCCTTGATGCTGTTCTTTTACCTGGGGTTCATCGGCGGTTGCTCTGGCTCCACGGCCGGCGGGGTGAAGATCTTCCGCTTCCAGGTGGCCTATATCCTGCTCAAGGCCAACCTCAACCAGTTGATTCACCCGCGCGCGGTCATCCGCCAGAAGTACAACGGCCACCGGCTGGACGAGGACATCGTGCGCTCGATCCTGACGTTTTCGTTCTTCTTCGCCATCACCATCAGCGGCATCGCCCTGGCGCTGTCGCTGCTGGGCCTGGACTGGATGACCGCGCTCACCGGCGCGGCCAGTACCGTGTCGGGTGTCGGGCCAGGCCTGGGGGAAACCATCGGCCCGTCCGGCAACTTCGCCAGCCTGCCCTCGGCGGCCAAGTGGATATTGTCCGGCGGCATGCTGCTGGGCCGTCTGGAAATCATCACGGTGCTGGTGCTGTGCATGCCGGCGTTCTGGCGTCACTGA
- a CDS encoding nitroreductase family protein codes for MEALDVLLNRVSVPRLVEPAPTAQQREVLFQAALRAPDHGQLRPWRFLTVEGAAREQLGEILAEAARLKGDASEAALEKARGMPLRAPLVVVVVARLQDHFKVPKSEQLLAAGCAAQNILLAAYAQGIGAVWRTGELAYAPHVAKGLGLAQGEEVIAFLYLGTPLNPPREAPKVSTADYVSAWSV; via the coding sequence ATGGAGGCCCTCGACGTATTGCTCAACCGTGTATCCGTGCCACGCCTGGTAGAACCGGCGCCTACGGCGCAGCAGCGTGAAGTGTTGTTCCAGGCCGCCCTGCGCGCGCCAGACCATGGTCAGTTGCGGCCCTGGCGGTTCCTGACGGTGGAAGGTGCGGCCCGTGAACAGCTGGGCGAGATCCTGGCCGAGGCGGCGCGATTGAAGGGTGATGCCAGCGAAGCGGCACTGGAAAAAGCCCGCGGCATGCCGCTGCGTGCGCCGCTGGTGGTTGTGGTGGTCGCGCGTTTGCAGGACCACTTCAAGGTGCCGAAGAGCGAACAACTGCTGGCTGCCGGTTGCGCGGCGCAGAACATTCTGCTGGCCGCCTACGCTCAGGGGATCGGCGCAGTGTGGCGCACTGGCGAGCTGGCCTATGCGCCGCATGTGGCCAAGGGCCTGGGGCTGGCGCAGGGCGAGGAAGTCATTGCCTTCCTGTACCTGGGTACCCCGCTGAACCCGCCGCGCGAAGCGCCCAAGGTCAGCACTGCCGACTACGTCAGCGCCTGGTCGGTTTGA
- a CDS encoding sensor histidine kinase, whose product MRSLFWRILASFWLAITLVAGLSILLGHILNQDTWILSRHPGLKNLAETWVTTYEKDGQDAAQQLLEQRKWRYHIDVQVLNEAGEAVVPGTFPRRAAAFEARQNDGNDDRPLPWRRLTAEYTSPKTGDTYLLIYRIAHPELDAWRRESLVWPLSALGIALVVLTLFSLLVTLSITRPLSRLRGAVHDLGQTTYQQNSLARLADRRDEFGVLANDFNRMGARLQSLIGSQRQLLRDVSHELRSPLARLRIALALAERAEPEQRERLWPRLTRECDRLEALISEILTLARLDAEHATAEPVELATVLKSVRNDARLSAAEQQIKIKCEQGLTLTGWPTMIERAVDNLVRNALRFNPEGQPIELGAQLKNERVQISVRDHGPGVGDEHLAQLGEPFYRAPGQTAPGHGLGLAIARRAVERHGGTLTLANHPEGGFLAILDLPLTPVTQA is encoded by the coding sequence TTGCGATCATTGTTCTGGCGCATCCTGGCAAGTTTCTGGCTGGCCATCACCCTCGTCGCCGGCCTGTCGATTCTGCTCGGCCATATCCTGAATCAGGACACCTGGATCCTGAGCCGCCACCCTGGCCTGAAAAACCTGGCCGAGACCTGGGTCACCACCTATGAGAAGGACGGCCAGGACGCGGCCCAGCAGCTGCTCGAACAGCGCAAGTGGCGTTACCACATCGATGTCCAGGTGCTCAACGAGGCAGGCGAGGCCGTGGTGCCGGGCACCTTCCCGCGCCGCGCGGCGGCCTTCGAGGCCCGGCAGAACGATGGCAATGATGATCGCCCGCTGCCCTGGCGGCGCCTGACGGCCGAGTACACCAGCCCCAAGACCGGTGACACCTACCTGCTGATCTACCGCATCGCCCATCCCGAACTGGATGCCTGGCGGCGCGAAAGCCTGGTATGGCCGCTGAGCGCGCTGGGTATCGCCCTGGTGGTACTGACCCTGTTCAGCCTGTTGGTCACCCTCTCCATCACCCGCCCCCTGAGCCGCCTGCGCGGCGCGGTGCATGACCTGGGACAGACCACCTACCAGCAGAACAGCCTGGCGCGGCTGGCCGACCGCCGTGACGAATTTGGCGTGCTGGCCAACGACTTCAACCGCATGGGCGCGCGTTTGCAGAGCCTGATCGGCAGCCAGCGCCAGTTGCTGCGGGACGTGTCCCATGAATTGCGCTCGCCCCTGGCGCGCCTGCGCATTGCCTTGGCGTTGGCCGAGCGCGCCGAACCAGAACAACGGGAGCGCCTGTGGCCACGCCTGACCCGCGAATGCGACCGGCTTGAGGCGCTGATCAGCGAAATTCTCACCTTGGCCCGCCTCGACGCCGAGCATGCGACGGCCGAACCGGTGGAGCTGGCCACGGTGCTCAAGAGCGTGCGCAACGATGCTCGCCTCAGCGCCGCCGAGCAGCAGATCAAGATTAAGTGTGAGCAGGGTCTGACCCTGACCGGCTGGCCGACCATGATCGAGCGGGCCGTGGACAATCTGGTGCGCAACGCCTTGCGCTTCAATCCTGAAGGCCAGCCCATCGAACTGGGCGCCCAGTTGAAAAACGAGCGGGTGCAAATCAGCGTGCGCGACCATGGCCCCGGCGTGGGTGACGAGCACCTGGCCCAACTGGGCGAACCGTTCTACCGCGCGCCCGGCCAGACCGCGCCCGGCCATGGCCTGGGCCTGGCCATCGCCCGCCGCGCGGTGGAGCGCCATGGCGGCACCCTGACCCTGGCCAACCACCCGGAAGGTGGCTTCCTGGCCATCCTTGACCTGCCATTGACGCCGGTGACCCAGGCTTGA